CTCACCATCTGGACGAGCCGGCCGGACGGCGTGCTGGACTACATCAGCCGCCGCGGGTTCGAGAACACCGGCATCCCCCCCGGAAACCCCGCGCTGTGGCAGCGCGCCGTGCACCCGGAGGACCTGCCCCGGCTGATGGAGCGCTGGCAGCACAGCCTGCGCACCGGAGACCCCTATGAAGTGGAGGTGCGCGTCTGGCGCGGCGACGGCACCTACCGCTGGCACCTCATCCGGGCGCTGCCCATGCGGGACTCGCGCGGCCGCATCCTGCGCTGGTTCGGCACCAACTCCGACATCGACGACCAGCGGCGGACCCAGGAGCGCACCACGCGCCTGCAGGCCGTCACCGCCGCGCTGTCCGAGGCCCCCACGCCCCGCCAGGTGATGGACGTCATCGTCCACCAGGGCGTGGCGGCACTGGAGGCCCAGGCGGGGGCGGTGTGGCTGGTGACCGAGGATGGGCAGGCGGTCGAGCTGGTGAGCACCACCGACAACGTGCGGCCGCTGACGCGGGGCATCGAGCGCATCCCACTCGACGTGCCCCTGGCGGTGACGGACGCGGTGCGCACGGACAGGCTCGTCTCCTACGCCGATGCCCTGGAGCGGGACCGGCGCTACCCCCTGCTCGCCGGGCAGGGATTCCCCTTCGAGGCCTCGGCGGTGATGCCGCTGCGCGGCAGCCGGGGGGTGATGGGCGCCCTGGTGGTGAACTTCACGCAGCCGCGCACGCTGTCCTCGGACGCGCGGGAGCTCATCCTCGCCCTGGCGCGCCAGGGGGCCCAGGCGCTGGAGCGTGCCCGCCTCTACGAGGCCGCGCAGCAGGCCCGTGCCGCCGCCGAGGCGAGCGAGGCCCAGCTGCGCAACCTGCTGGCGGAGCGCGAGCGGATGGAGGCCACGCTGCAGGAGCGGGACGAGCGGCTGCGCGCGGCCCTCTGGGCGAGCGGCACCGGCACCTTCCGCTGGGACATCCGCACCCGCGCGCTGGAGTGGGACGAGAACCTGGACCAGCTCTTCTGCCTGCCGCTGGGCCAGACGGTGCAGCGCCTGGACGACCTCTTCGCCCTGGTGCTCCCGGAGGACCGGGCCGGGGTGATGCGCCGGTGCGAGGCGTGCGAGCGCGAGGGCGCGGACTTCGACATGGACTTCCGCGTGATGGGGCCGGAAGAGCGCGTGCGGTGGATCAGCGGCAAGGGCAAGACGTTCGTCGACGCGAGCGGACGGCCCCTCTACATGACGGGCGCCTGCGTGGACATCACCACCCAGAAGCAGCAGGAGGCGGAGGCGCGCCAGCTGGCCGAGTTCGAGCAGCAGATTCTCGGCATCGTCAGCCATGACTTGCGCAACCCGCTGAGCGTCATCCGCATCTCGGCCTCCATGCTGCTGGCGCGAGAGGGACTGGATGAGCGGCAGAGCAAGGGCCTCACCCGCATCATCTCCGCCTCGGACCGGGCCACCCGCCTCATCCGCGACCTGCTGGACTTCAGCCAGGCGCGGCTGGGTGGAGGCATCCGCGTGGTGCGCAAGGAGATGGACGTCTTCGAGCTGGCGCGAGGCGTGGTGGAGGAGCTGGCCGCCAGCCATCCGGAGCGCGAGGTGGAGCTGGAGCAGGAGGGCGAGGGCTTCGGCCAGTGGGATGGAGACCGGATCGCCCAGGTGCTCGGCAACCTCGTGGGCAACGCCATCCAGCACAGCCCCGAGGGAACGCCGGTGAGGGTACGCTGTCAGGGCGTGGCAGGGGAGGTGCTCCTGGAGGTGCGCAACGAGGGCACGCCCATCGAGTCCGCACTGCTGCCCAACCTCTTCGAGCCCTTCCGCAGGGGACGCCAGGCGGGGAACGGCGCGGGGAGCGTGGGGCTGGGGCTCTACATCACCCGGCAGATCGTCCTGGCGCATGGCGGAGGCATCCAGGTGACGTCGAGCACGGAGGAAGGCACGCGCTTCGCGGTGCGGCTGCCGCGCCGGTCCGTCACGCCCGTCCCAATCCCTCGGGCCTGAGCTCCCTACCCCACGGGATGTCCCCTCTCCCCCTGGGAGAGGGTTAGGGTGAGGGTCTTCCCCTCTGCCCAGGAGCCTCCGTGAAGAACCCCGCCCCCATCCTCGGATTGCGCACCACCGTCTACCCCGTGACGGACCTGGTGAAGGCGAAGGACTGGTACAGCCAGGTGCTGGGCGTGGCACCGTACTTCGACGAGCCCTTCTACGTGGGCTTCAACGTGGGCGGCTTCGAGCTGGGGTTGGACCCGGACACCTCGACGTTGAAGCCCGGAGCCGGGGGCGCGGTGAGCTACTGGGGAGTGGAGAACGCGGACAGGGAGTGGGAGCGCCTGACGAAGCTCGGAGCCGAGCCCGTCAGTCCTGTCCGCGACGTGGGGGGTGGCATCCGGGTGGCCACGGTGAAGGATCCGTTCGGCAACCTGTTCGGCGTCATCGAGAACCCCCACTTCCCCAATACGGAGGGGTGACACCGCGCCTCGGCGATGGAGGACCTCAGCGGACGAGCGCCCGGGCCTTCTCCATCAGCCGCCGCAGCGGCGCCTCGTCCACCCGCGCCAGCGCCTCGTCCCACGACAGCCACTGCGCGCCCGAGGACTCATTCGGGTCGTGCGCCAGCGACTCCGGATCCTCCGCCACCACCAGGTAGCGCACGTCCAGGTGCAGGTGCTCCGGCTCGTTCTTGCGCGCCGGAATGGCGTGCACGTCCACGTCCAGAGGCCTGGGCGCGCGCTCGTGCAACCGCACCCGGCATCCCGTCTCCTCGCGGGCCTCGCGCAGCGCCGTGGCCTCCATGCTGCCCGCGTCCGCCGCCTCCGAGTGCCCGCCCGGTTGCAGCCAGCGGTTGAGCTTGCCATGAAGCACCATCACCACCCGCTCACCGGCCGGGTCCACCACCACCGCGCTGCCTGTGAAGTGCGCCCGCGGCTGCTCGCGAGAGAAGGGCCGCTCCAGCTCCGCGGCGAAGGCGCGCATCCGCGCCACGTCCTCGCGCTCCTTGTCATCCGTGGGAACGTGGCGGGCCAGCAGCTCGTGTAGGGAAGTCTGGGGAACGCTCATGGGGCGCGCATTCTGCCCTGATATAAGGTCACGTCCATGGCCCGCATTCTCGTCATCGATGACCACGACACCCTCCGCGAGGGGATGGCTGTCACCCTCACGCGCTCCGGCCACACGGTGACGGCCGCCCGCTCCGGCACCGACGGCGTCGCCGCCTACAAGAAGACGCCCTTCGACCTCGTCGTCACCGACCTGAAGATGGATGGGCTGGATGGCCTGGCCGTCACCCGGGCGATCAAGTCGTTGGATCCGGCCGCCGTCGTCATGGTCGTCACCGCCTTCGGCACCATCGAGACGGCCGTGCAGGCCATGCAGCAGGGCGCCTACGACTTCATCACCAAGCCCTTCACCCCGGACGTGCTGCGCGCCAAGGTGGAGAAGGGCCTGGAGCTGTCCTCCACCCGCCGCCAGGTGGAGCGCCTGTCCGCCCGCACCGAGGCGCTCGAGTCCGACGCCGCCTCCGCCCATGGCAACCTGCTGGTGGGTGACAGCGAGCCCATGCAACGGCTCGTCGGCATGGTGCGCAAGGCGGCCGCCACCGACGCCACCGTGTTCGTGCGCGGCGAGTCCGGCACCGGCAAGGAGCTCGTGGCGCGCATGCTCCACCAGCTCTCCCCGCGCAAGGACGGGCCCTTCATCGTCGTGCACTGCGCGGCGCTCGCCGAGACGCTCCTGGAGAGCGAGCTGTTCGGCCACGAGCGCGGCGCCTTCACCGGCGCCATCAAGCGCAAGCTCGGCCGCTTCGAGCTCGCCGACGGAGGCACCCTCTTCCTGGACGAGATTGGAGAGATTCCGCACTCCGTGCAGACGAAGCTGCTGCGCGTCCTCCAGGAGAAGGAGATTCAACGCGTGGGCGGCGAGGAGACGCTCAAGGTGGACGTGCGCGTGGTGAGCGCCACGCACCGCGACCTCCAGGCCGAGGTGAAGGCGGGCCGCTTCCGCGAGGACCTCTACTACCGGCTGCACATCGTTCCCCTTCTCCTGCCGCCCCTGCGCGAGCGCCCCGAGGACGTCGCCGCGCTCGCCCGCTACTTCGTGGCGAAGCACGCGCCGCGGGTGAACAAGCGCGTGAAGGGACTCGACGACTCCGCCCTGCGCGCGCTGGCCCGCTACGCCTGGCCTGGCAACGTGCGCGAGTTGGAGAACGTCATCGAGCAGTCGCTCGTCTTCGCCGAGGGCGAGACGCTCTCGGAGACGGACCTGCCGCAGCACCTCGCCAGCGCCGCCCCGCGCTCCGACGCCGGCCTGCCCGTGCCCATGGGAGACCGGCCCCTGCCCGACATCCTCGAGGACCTCGAGCGCCAGCTCATCGCCCGCGCCTACGAGAAGGCCGGCGGCGTGAAGACGGAGACGGCCCGGCTGCTCGGCATCAAGACGTCCGCGCTGTACTACAAGCTGGAGAAGTACGGCTTCATCTCCAAGGGCGAGCGCCCCGAGGAGTCCTGAGCAGCAACTTCGTCTGGCGGCTCGCGACACTGTAGATAAAGAGACCGAGCCCCTCGAAAATCCACCGCGCCACCATTCCCCCCGTGGTTTTCCGTCATTACCGTCCCTCTCCTCATGGCGCTCGCGCGGCCAACCTCCCGAAATCGCTCGGTTTTTTTCGGCGCACAGGCCGTGGGATGCGAAGTGGCCCTGGCATCTGGCTTGCTGTTAGGAGGGGTTTGATGAAGCGCGTCCTGCTCCCCCCGCTGCTGTTCCTCCTCCTGGGTACGCCCGTCTGGGCCGCCTCGGGGCTGGACACGCCGAGGGCCGAGGCGCGCACGGCGCGTGCGCAGGTGCGCGAGCTGCGCGACCGCCAGCAGTTGCTGCGCGCCGAGCTCAACACCCTGGCCGGACGCATCGAGTCCCTCAAAGCCGAGCAGAAGGGCCGGCTGGTGGCGGGCCCGGAGCTGGAAGGGGCACTGCGGCGCTCGCAGGAGCTGTCCGGGCAGCTCACCGGCCTGGCCCAGTCGCTCGCCGGGGCCGAGACCGAGGCCGAGCGGCGCAACCTGGCGTTGTACACGGCGCTCTCCGACGAGCTGGCCCGGGTGCGTCAGACGTGGGACGCCACGAAGGACCGGGAGGCCCGCGCCGGGCTCATCGCCCGCATGAGGGACCTGCGCACCGAGCGGGACGCGGTGCGCGCCGCGCTGCCGCCCTCCCAGGTGCCGGCGCTCGACGGCGCGCGGACGAGCGATGACCCCGAGGACATGCTGGAGCAGGCGGACGCCCTGCGTGATTCCGAGGACAAGGTGCGCCAGCGCCTCCAGGCCCTGCGCGCCCGCATCACCGAGGTCCGCGAGGAGCGGGAGCTGGACCGGCGCATGACCGACTTCCTGGGCGAGGAGTCCATGTTCGACGACCAGGACCGGCACATGCGCCTGCGCTTCGACTCCGCCACGAAGTCCGTCTCGGTGGAGCCCTCCCAGCGCGGGGGTGGACCCGGCGGCTCACTGTCCGAGAACTACAACCAGTCCCCGGGGACGACGGTGAACTCTCCGGCACCGCAGCCTGTCGACGACTCGGGGCCGACCATCCAGCCCTATTCCTCCCGGGCCTCCGACAGCCGCCCCCAGGTGGGCACGGTGCGCGCCCAGACGCTCGCCAGTGGAGACTCGGAGAGCCTGCGGGACTTGGAGGCGGAGGCGGCCCGGCTCGAGTCGCTCGCGCGAGAGCTGGGCTCCCGCGCGGACACCCTGGAGCGCAAGGCCCAGCAGCTGCGCTAGTTCAGAGCCGCACCTCCACGGCCAGCTTCACGTCGGCCTGCAGGCGCACCTCCTTCGAGGGCTTGCGGCCCTTGCCGCGCACGCCAATGCTCATGGAAGGCGCGGTGAGGAAGGGCTGGAGCTCCGCGCCCGTGAGGTCCAGCTCCAGCACCGGGTTGGGCGCCTTGAGGCCCAGCGAGG
This is a stretch of genomic DNA from Archangium violaceum. It encodes these proteins:
- a CDS encoding NUDIX hydrolase codes for the protein MSVPQTSLHELLARHVPTDDKEREDVARMRAFAAELERPFSREQPRAHFTGSAVVVDPAGERVVMVLHGKLNRWLQPGGHSEAADAGSMEATALREAREETGCRVRLHERAPRPLDVDVHAIPARKNEPEHLHLDVRYLVVAEDPESLAHDPNESSGAQWLSWDEALARVDEAPLRRLMEKARALVR
- a CDS encoding PAS domain-containing protein, producing MEEQPLRLLVADDDEVDRLAVRRALHQAGLSAQLVEVTDGAAALSALMEESFDCALLDFQMPVQDGLEVLRKARAALVETPIIMLTGQGDEHIAVELMKAGATDYLGKAALTPERLSHLLRQAQRLHQAEQQYRTLAEVLPLTIWTSRPDGVLDYISRRGFENTGIPPGNPALWQRAVHPEDLPRLMERWQHSLRTGDPYEVEVRVWRGDGTYRWHLIRALPMRDSRGRILRWFGTNSDIDDQRRTQERTTRLQAVTAALSEAPTPRQVMDVIVHQGVAALEAQAGAVWLVTEDGQAVELVSTTDNVRPLTRGIERIPLDVPLAVTDAVRTDRLVSYADALERDRRYPLLAGQGFPFEASAVMPLRGSRGVMGALVVNFTQPRTLSSDARELILALARQGAQALERARLYEAAQQARAAAEASEAQLRNLLAERERMEATLQERDERLRAALWASGTGTFRWDIRTRALEWDENLDQLFCLPLGQTVQRLDDLFALVLPEDRAGVMRRCEACEREGADFDMDFRVMGPEERVRWISGKGKTFVDASGRPLYMTGACVDITTQKQQEAEARQLAEFEQQILGIVSHDLRNPLSVIRISASMLLAREGLDERQSKGLTRIISASDRATRLIRDLLDFSQARLGGGIRVVRKEMDVFELARGVVEELAASHPEREVELEQEGEGFGQWDGDRIAQVLGNLVGNAIQHSPEGTPVRVRCQGVAGEVLLEVRNEGTPIESALLPNLFEPFRRGRQAGNGAGSVGLGLYITRQIVLAHGGGIQVTSSTEEGTRFAVRLPRRSVTPVPIPRA
- a CDS encoding TetR family transcriptional regulator; its protein translation is MKRVLLPPLLFLLLGTPVWAASGLDTPRAEARTARAQVRELRDRQQLLRAELNTLAGRIESLKAEQKGRLVAGPELEGALRRSQELSGQLTGLAQSLAGAETEAERRNLALYTALSDELARVRQTWDATKDREARAGLIARMRDLRTERDAVRAALPPSQVPALDGARTSDDPEDMLEQADALRDSEDKVRQRLQALRARITEVREERELDRRMTDFLGEESMFDDQDRHMRLRFDSATKSVSVEPSQRGGGPGGSLSENYNQSPGTTVNSPAPQPVDDSGPTIQPYSSRASDSRPQVGTVRAQTLASGDSESLRDLEAEAARLESLARELGSRADTLERKAQQLR
- a CDS encoding VOC family protein, coding for MKNPAPILGLRTTVYPVTDLVKAKDWYSQVLGVAPYFDEPFYVGFNVGGFELGLDPDTSTLKPGAGGAVSYWGVENADREWERLTKLGAEPVSPVRDVGGGIRVATVKDPFGNLFGVIENPHFPNTEG
- a CDS encoding sigma-54-dependent transcriptional regulator; protein product: MARILVIDDHDTLREGMAVTLTRSGHTVTAARSGTDGVAAYKKTPFDLVVTDLKMDGLDGLAVTRAIKSLDPAAVVMVVTAFGTIETAVQAMQQGAYDFITKPFTPDVLRAKVEKGLELSSTRRQVERLSARTEALESDAASAHGNLLVGDSEPMQRLVGMVRKAAATDATVFVRGESGTGKELVARMLHQLSPRKDGPFIVVHCAALAETLLESELFGHERGAFTGAIKRKLGRFELADGGTLFLDEIGEIPHSVQTKLLRVLQEKEIQRVGGEETLKVDVRVVSATHRDLQAEVKAGRFREDLYYRLHIVPLLLPPLRERPEDVAALARYFVAKHAPRVNKRVKGLDDSALRALARYAWPGNVRELENVIEQSLVFAEGETLSETDLPQHLASAAPRSDAGLPVPMGDRPLPDILEDLERQLIARAYEKAGGVKTETARLLGIKTSALYYKLEKYGFISKGERPEES